Proteins encoded together in one Microbacterium oxydans window:
- a CDS encoding PAC2 family protein produces the protein MDVLGPRIVIAAFDGWNDAGEAASGAIEALRASTEYDLVHSVDPELYFDYQYTRPSTRMDAEGRRQLTWPEAGLWRPRDPGPGPEFWLLTGAEPARTWQAFASEFIDVALRDDITGLVTLGAMLSDVPHTRPISIFASSQNEQVRESHGLERSLYEGPVGILTVFEHFAENAGIPTASLWASVPHYVASATPSPKVTLALLDRLEELTGVDVDRQTLRTEAAAWEASIDAAASEDEDMAEYIRQLERTRDTWDSPEASGDAIAQAFERYLRRRDDGPGDRKR, from the coding sequence ATGGATGTTCTCGGTCCGCGCATCGTCATCGCCGCCTTCGACGGCTGGAACGATGCGGGTGAAGCAGCGAGCGGTGCCATCGAGGCGCTGCGTGCATCGACGGAGTACGACCTCGTGCACTCCGTCGACCCCGAGCTGTACTTCGACTACCAGTACACGCGTCCGTCGACGCGGATGGACGCGGAGGGACGCCGACAGCTCACCTGGCCGGAGGCGGGGCTGTGGCGTCCGCGCGACCCCGGTCCCGGTCCCGAGTTCTGGCTCCTCACCGGCGCCGAGCCCGCGCGCACCTGGCAGGCGTTCGCCTCGGAGTTCATCGACGTGGCCCTGCGGGACGACATCACCGGTCTCGTGACGCTCGGGGCGATGCTCTCCGACGTGCCGCACACCCGACCGATCTCGATCTTCGCCTCCAGCCAGAACGAGCAGGTGCGGGAGTCGCACGGTCTCGAGCGCTCGCTGTACGAGGGCCCGGTCGGGATCCTCACCGTCTTCGAGCACTTCGCCGAGAATGCGGGCATCCCCACGGCGAGCCTGTGGGCCAGCGTCCCGCACTACGTCGCCTCCGCGACGCCTTCGCCGAAGGTGACGCTCGCACTCCTGGATCGCCTCGAGGAGCTCACCGGCGTCGACGTCGACCGTCAGACGCTCCGCACCGAGGCCGCTGCTTGGGAGGCGTCGATCGACGCCGCCGCGTCCGAGGACGAGGACATGGCGGAGTACATCCGCCAGCTCGAGCGCACCCGCGACACATGGGACTCCCCCGAGGCGTCCGGCGACGCGATCGCGCAGGCGTTCGAGCGCTACCTCCGTCGTCGCGACGACGGCCCGGGCGACCGCAAGCGCTGA
- a CDS encoding DEAD/DEAH box helicase has translation MLSPSFPQRAPWGTASKLRAWQQEALDQYFEADQRDFLVAATPGAGKTTFALTLAVELMRMGEVNRIIVVAPTEHLKTQWADAAARVHIRLDPRFRNSDWAPARHYHGAVVTYAQVAAKSSVHRHLTEDAKTLVILDEVHHGGDALSWGDAIRDAYGPAKRRLLLSGTPFRSDTAPIPFVEYHPDESGARISRTDYNYGYGRALADGVVRPVLFHMYAGKMRWRTTTGDELETHLGQDNTKDVTSQAWRTALDPEGDWMPAVLSAADRRLTEIRHHVPDAGGLVLATDQTVARAYAKILHSITGQQATVVLSDDATASERIEKFSANDSRWMVAVRMVSEGVDVPRLAVGVYATSSSTPLFFAQAIGRFVRARRRGEAASVFLPQVPVLMGLANEMDKQRDHALDRQSKEEDGLDDSLLESANREEETSDALTQEFSYQALSSVAHFDRVVFEGQEFGQLAEPGTPEEEEFIGFPGLLEPEHVHELLMQRQSRQSRLREAREASTAPTETTTLPPPLHRTLKEQRQLLNSLVGLYARQKGEPHGAVHAELRRICGGPAVAQATVTQLQSRIEVLRKRVRS, from the coding sequence ATGCTCTCTCCGTCCTTTCCTCAGCGCGCCCCCTGGGGAACCGCAAGCAAGCTGCGCGCCTGGCAGCAGGAGGCGCTCGACCAGTACTTCGAGGCGGACCAGCGGGACTTCCTCGTCGCCGCCACCCCCGGCGCAGGAAAGACCACCTTCGCCCTCACGCTGGCCGTCGAGCTCATGCGCATGGGGGAGGTCAACCGCATCATCGTGGTCGCCCCGACCGAGCACCTCAAGACGCAGTGGGCCGACGCCGCCGCACGCGTGCACATCCGCCTCGACCCACGGTTCCGCAACAGCGACTGGGCGCCGGCGCGGCACTATCACGGTGCGGTGGTGACCTACGCGCAGGTCGCGGCGAAGTCCTCGGTGCACCGCCACCTCACCGAAGACGCGAAGACCCTGGTCATCCTCGACGAGGTGCATCACGGCGGCGACGCACTCAGCTGGGGCGACGCGATCCGCGATGCCTACGGACCCGCCAAGCGCCGCCTCCTCCTCTCCGGTACCCCCTTCCGCAGCGACACGGCGCCGATTCCCTTCGTGGAGTACCACCCGGACGAGTCCGGTGCGCGCATCTCCCGCACCGACTACAACTACGGCTACGGCCGGGCACTCGCCGACGGCGTCGTCCGCCCCGTGCTGTTCCACATGTACGCGGGCAAGATGCGCTGGCGCACGACCACCGGCGATGAGCTCGAGACGCACCTCGGTCAGGACAACACGAAGGACGTGACGTCGCAGGCCTGGAGGACGGCGCTCGACCCCGAGGGCGACTGGATGCCGGCCGTGCTGTCGGCGGCCGATCGACGTCTCACCGAGATCCGACATCACGTACCGGATGCCGGCGGACTCGTGCTCGCGACCGACCAGACGGTCGCGCGCGCCTACGCCAAGATCCTGCACAGCATCACGGGCCAGCAGGCGACCGTCGTGCTCTCCGACGACGCCACGGCCTCGGAGCGGATCGAGAAGTTCAGCGCGAACGATTCGCGGTGGATGGTCGCCGTGCGCATGGTGTCCGAGGGCGTCGACGTCCCTCGTCTCGCCGTGGGCGTGTACGCGACGTCGTCGTCCACCCCGCTGTTCTTCGCACAGGCGATCGGCCGCTTCGTGCGGGCCCGACGTCGGGGCGAGGCCGCCAGCGTGTTCCTTCCGCAGGTGCCCGTGCTGATGGGGCTCGCGAACGAGATGGACAAGCAGCGCGACCACGCGCTCGACCGGCAGTCGAAGGAGGAGGACGGCCTCGACGACTCGCTCCTCGAGAGCGCCAATCGCGAGGAGGAGACCTCCGATGCGCTGACCCAGGAGTTCAGCTACCAGGCGCTCTCGTCCGTGGCGCACTTCGACCGTGTGGTGTTCGAGGGGCAGGAGTTCGGACAGCTGGCCGAACCCGGTACGCCGGAGGAGGAGGAGTTCATCGGCTTCCCCGGACTCCTGGAGCCCGAGCACGTGCACGAGCTGCTCATGCAGCGTCAGAGCCGGCAGTCCCGGCTGCGTGAGGCGCGCGAGGCCTCCACGGCACCGACCGAGACCACGACGCTGCCCCCGCCCCTGCATCGCACGCTCAAGGAGCAGCGGCAGCTGCTGAACAGTCTCGTGGGTCTGTACGCCCGGCAGAAGGGCGAGCCGCACGGCGCCGTCCACGCGGAGCTCCGGCGCATCTGCGGCGGGCCCGCGGTGGCGCAGGCGACCGTGACGCAGCTGCAATCGCGCATCGAGGTCCTGCGCAAGCGCGTCCGCTCCTGA
- a CDS encoding helix-turn-helix transcriptional regulator → MATRIPAEERLTNLVVALMATEIGLTKQQILDNVSGYRQRADAGTRSDALEKMFERDKDELRTLGVPIETIGDAADPNDLREARYRIPQAEYDLPSDIEFSPAELAVLRLAGSVWSAESVSGDAQSGVRKIRALGIDGDEPIIGFAPRITARDAAFSPLQDAIERSKVVTFDYLKPGEDAPRRRRIRPLALVDYEARWHVFGVDVDVEEDRTFLLSRIVGDVKVSPTAFDPALRDGAGERALAGLERVAAENSALLEITPGTEAALRLGRRATSAAQGIRVPFVDMHILADELASYGPEVRVVEPAPLRDAVIARLRAVVDTHTDIEEAR, encoded by the coding sequence ATGGCCACCCGTATCCCCGCGGAGGAGCGCCTGACGAATCTCGTCGTGGCGCTGATGGCCACGGAGATCGGGTTGACCAAGCAGCAGATCCTCGACAACGTCTCCGGCTATCGTCAGCGCGCGGACGCCGGCACGCGATCCGACGCGCTCGAGAAGATGTTCGAGCGCGACAAGGACGAGCTGCGGACGCTGGGCGTGCCGATCGAGACGATCGGCGACGCCGCCGACCCGAACGACCTCCGCGAAGCCCGCTACCGCATTCCGCAGGCCGAGTACGACCTGCCCAGCGACATCGAGTTCTCTCCCGCGGAGCTGGCGGTTCTGCGGCTGGCCGGAAGCGTGTGGAGCGCGGAGTCGGTCTCGGGTGACGCTCAGTCCGGGGTGCGCAAGATCCGTGCACTGGGCATCGACGGTGACGAGCCGATCATCGGCTTCGCGCCGCGCATCACCGCGCGGGACGCCGCGTTCTCGCCGCTGCAGGATGCGATCGAGCGCTCCAAGGTGGTCACGTTCGACTACCTCAAGCCGGGGGAGGACGCTCCTCGCCGGCGGCGGATCCGACCGCTCGCTCTGGTCGACTACGAGGCACGCTGGCATGTGTTCGGCGTGGATGTCGACGTCGAGGAGGATCGCACCTTCCTGCTCAGCCGCATCGTCGGCGACGTCAAGGTCAGCCCGACCGCCTTCGACCCGGCGCTTCGCGACGGCGCGGGGGAGCGGGCTCTGGCCGGACTCGAGCGCGTCGCCGCCGAGAACTCCGCCCTTCTGGAGATCACGCCGGGCACCGAGGCGGCACTCCGTCTCGGGCGGCGCGCCACCTCCGCGGCCCAGGGCATCCGCGTACCGTTCGTCGACATGCACATCCTCGCCGACGAGCTCGCGTCGTACGGACCCGAGGTCCGCGTCGTCGAGCCCGCGCCGCTGCGGGATGCCGTGATCGCGCGTCTCCGAGCAGTCGTCGACACCCACACGGACATCGAGGAGGCACGATGA
- a CDS encoding DUF1254 domain-containing protein, whose product MTDLDADRAAILQAYLYGFPLVFNLDQVIRYTTTGVGANPAAPFNTFSHARTLAGPDDTFVTINNDTLYSMAQVDLSVGPVELRVPDTAGRYYVLQFVDAWTNNFAYVGHRATGTAAGAFLLVPPEWSGDAGGLTVIRFPTTVASIVGRWAVSDDADLPTVHALQDATTLRPLDDGASPAGLAEPDPLVPESARFLEKLRVWSQQFPPAPRDVPLQESLAATGITTAGPSPYASISLSEAARLVGDLDAAKEVLHTALTHGSSPEENGWKLTFHAFDYNLDYFEIGALDDDRFKMSDPKLRIVERAAAALGGLWGNHPYEAAYIMTYVDDRGEQLTGARTYTLRLDPPPPVAAFWSLTMYSVPDFYLVENPIARYSIGDRTPGLVRDEDGALTITISHEPPAEPTAAANWLPAPAGDFRPVMRMYEPDASVLDGGYTFPAITRSDG is encoded by the coding sequence ATGACCGACCTCGACGCAGACCGTGCCGCCATCCTCCAGGCCTACCTCTACGGATTCCCGCTCGTCTTCAACCTCGATCAGGTGATCCGCTACACGACGACGGGGGTCGGAGCGAACCCGGCCGCCCCCTTCAACACGTTCAGCCACGCCCGCACGCTCGCCGGGCCCGACGACACCTTCGTCACGATCAACAACGACACGCTGTATTCGATGGCGCAGGTCGACCTGAGCGTCGGACCGGTCGAGCTGCGCGTGCCGGACACGGCCGGGCGCTACTACGTGCTGCAGTTCGTCGACGCCTGGACGAACAACTTCGCCTACGTCGGCCATCGCGCGACGGGGACGGCCGCGGGCGCATTCCTCCTGGTCCCGCCGGAATGGTCGGGAGACGCCGGTGGCCTGACGGTCATCCGGTTCCCCACCACCGTGGCCTCGATCGTCGGCCGGTGGGCCGTCAGCGACGATGCCGACCTTCCGACCGTGCACGCGCTCCAGGACGCGACGACCCTCCGGCCGCTCGACGACGGGGCCTCCCCCGCGGGCCTGGCCGAACCGGACCCGCTCGTCCCGGAGAGCGCGCGCTTCCTCGAGAAGCTCCGGGTATGGTCCCAGCAGTTCCCGCCGGCACCCCGCGACGTCCCGCTGCAGGAGTCACTCGCCGCGACGGGCATCACCACGGCCGGACCCTCGCCGTACGCGTCGATCTCCCTGTCCGAGGCCGCCCGGCTCGTGGGAGACCTGGACGCGGCGAAGGAGGTGCTGCACACGGCCCTGACCCACGGGTCCAGTCCCGAGGAGAACGGGTGGAAGCTCACGTTCCACGCGTTCGACTACAACCTCGACTACTTCGAGATCGGCGCGCTCGACGATGATCGATTCAAGATGAGCGACCCGAAGCTCCGCATCGTCGAACGCGCGGCCGCCGCCCTCGGAGGCCTCTGGGGAAACCACCCTTATGAGGCGGCGTACATCATGACCTACGTCGACGACCGTGGTGAACAGCTCACGGGTGCACGGACGTACACGCTGCGGCTCGATCCCCCGCCGCCCGTCGCCGCTTTCTGGTCGCTCACGATGTACTCGGTTCCGGACTTCTACCTCGTCGAGAACCCGATCGCCCGCTACTCGATCGGCGATCGGACGCCGGGGCTCGTCCGCGACGAGGACGGTGCCCTGACCATCACGATCAGTCATGAGCCGCCGGCCGAGCCCACCGCCGCGGCGAACTGGCTGCCCGCGCCGGCCGGTGACTTCCGTCCGGTGATGCGGATGTACGAACCCGACGCGTCCGTCCTCGACGGCGGCTACACGTTCCCCGCGATCACCCGCTCGGACGGCTGA
- a CDS encoding undecaprenyl-diphosphate phosphatase, with protein sequence MHLLEALILGIVQGLTEFLPISSSAHLRILGTFLPSGEDPGAAFTAITQIGTEAAVVVFFWRDIVRIITQWCRSLVGKAPRNDPDARMGWLIIIGSIPIVVLGLLFQDQIETVLRSMWIVAIMLIVFGILLGIADYVGAKRRKLDDLTYPHGIAFGFAQALALIPGVSRSGGTITMGLFLGYERAAAARYAFLLAIPAVFGSGFYQVFKSWDEPSFFSFGDTLAATGIAFVVALGVIAFFMNWISKRSFLPFVIYRILLGSVLLVLLGTGVIAA encoded by the coding sequence ATGCACCTGCTCGAAGCACTGATCCTCGGCATCGTCCAGGGACTCACTGAGTTCCTCCCGATCTCGTCCAGCGCCCATCTGCGCATCCTCGGCACCTTCCTGCCGTCGGGGGAGGACCCTGGGGCGGCCTTCACGGCGATCACGCAGATCGGCACCGAAGCAGCCGTCGTGGTGTTCTTCTGGCGTGACATCGTGCGCATCATCACGCAGTGGTGCCGTTCGCTCGTCGGCAAGGCGCCCCGCAACGATCCGGACGCCCGGATGGGGTGGCTCATCATCATCGGCAGCATCCCGATCGTCGTGCTCGGCCTGCTGTTCCAGGACCAGATCGAGACCGTGCTCCGCTCGATGTGGATCGTGGCGATCATGCTCATCGTCTTCGGCATCCTGCTCGGGATCGCCGACTACGTCGGAGCAAAGCGCCGCAAGCTCGACGATCTGACCTACCCGCACGGCATCGCCTTCGGGTTCGCGCAGGCCCTCGCCCTGATCCCCGGCGTCTCCCGGTCGGGCGGCACCATCACAATGGGGCTGTTCCTCGGGTACGAGCGCGCTGCTGCGGCTCGCTACGCGTTCCTGCTCGCGATCCCCGCGGTGTTCGGCAGCGGCTTCTACCAGGTGTTCAAGAGCTGGGACGAGCCGTCGTTCTTCTCCTTCGGCGACACCCTCGCGGCCACCGGCATCGCGTTCGTGGTCGCCCTCGGTGTGATCGCGTTCTTCATGAACTGGATCTCGAAGCGCAGCTTCCTGCCCTTCGTGATCTACCGGATCCTGCTCGGCAGCGTGCTGCTGGTGCTCCTCGGCACCGGCGTGATCGCGGCCTGA
- a CDS encoding VIT1/CCC1 transporter family protein, with the protein MTAPAAADPTPADRRRWARYLVEERAEGAVYQKLAARREGEEREILLSLADAERRHEQHWLDLLGTEPARLPRAGIRSRMLGWMAGRFGSIFVLALAQSAEARSPYDSEQYATPAMRADEKVHYEVVRGLAARGRRRLSGSFRAAVFGANDGLVSNLALVLGIGATGVSSGFVLFSGIAGLLAGALSMGAGEFVSVRSQRELLAATEANEDAAAAAVDLDIDENELALVYRARGMDQQESLARAHRIVEAAQAGVRRTATGPVNIQSGDDHEIVGSDWTAAISSFLLFASGAIIPVLPWIFGLQGATAIIVALVLVGIALLSTGAMVGVLSGGPPLRRALRQLAIGFGAAAITYVLGLLFGVGAV; encoded by the coding sequence ATGACAGCCCCTGCTGCCGCCGACCCGACCCCCGCCGATCGCCGGCGCTGGGCCCGTTACCTCGTAGAGGAGCGCGCCGAGGGCGCCGTGTACCAGAAGCTCGCCGCGCGCCGTGAGGGGGAGGAGCGGGAGATCCTGCTCAGCCTCGCCGATGCCGAGCGCCGCCACGAGCAGCACTGGCTGGACCTGCTCGGTACCGAACCCGCACGCCTGCCTCGTGCCGGTATCCGCTCGCGCATGCTCGGGTGGATGGCCGGTCGGTTCGGATCGATCTTCGTCCTCGCTCTCGCACAGAGCGCCGAGGCTCGTTCTCCCTACGATTCCGAGCAGTACGCGACGCCCGCCATGCGAGCCGATGAGAAGGTGCACTACGAGGTCGTCCGCGGTCTCGCCGCCCGCGGTCGTCGTCGGCTCTCCGGCTCGTTCCGCGCCGCCGTGTTCGGTGCCAACGACGGTCTGGTGAGCAACCTCGCGCTCGTGCTGGGCATCGGCGCCACCGGGGTCAGCTCCGGGTTCGTGCTCTTCAGCGGCATCGCGGGGCTCCTGGCCGGCGCCCTGTCGATGGGCGCGGGGGAGTTCGTCTCGGTGCGCTCCCAGCGCGAGCTCCTGGCCGCGACTGAGGCGAACGAGGATGCGGCCGCGGCCGCGGTCGACCTGGACATCGATGAGAACGAGCTGGCACTCGTCTACCGCGCGCGGGGCATGGACCAGCAGGAGTCCCTGGCGCGGGCGCACCGCATCGTGGAGGCGGCGCAGGCCGGTGTCCGCCGCACGGCGACCGGACCGGTGAACATCCAGAGCGGCGACGACCACGAGATCGTCGGCAGCGACTGGACGGCCGCGATCTCCAGCTTCCTCCTCTTCGCGTCGGGCGCGATCATCCCCGTGCTGCCGTGGATCTTCGGCCTCCAGGGCGCGACGGCGATCATCGTGGCGCTCGTGCTGGTCGGCATCGCCCTGCTCAGCACCGGCGCCATGGTCGGTGTGCTCTCCGGCGGCCCACCCCTGCGTCGCGCCCTGCGCCAGCTCGCGATCGGCTTCGGCGCCGCCGCGATCACCTACGTCCTCGGTCTCCTCTTCGGCGTGGGTGCGGTCTGA
- a CDS encoding tRNA (adenine-N1)-methyltransferase translates to MTVSRAPRPSGPFRIGDRVQLTGPKGRLHTVTLREDGELHTHQGVLRHRDLIGLPDGSVVANSSGHDYLALRPLLRDFAMSMPRGAAIVYPKDAAQIVMQADIFPGAVVVEAGVGSGALSLSLLRAVGHDGSLISFERREDFADVARGNVETFFGESPDTWRVVVGDLVEALPNEVTAGSVDRVVLDMLAPWECMDAVADALTPGGVVLCYVATATQLSRVAEYIRSTGLFTDPDASETMVRGWHVEGLAVRPDHRMVAHTGFLLTARRLAPGAVAPSVKRRASKSSYGDEDVELWTPGAVGDREISNKNLRKRAREAEKAAEGARLAAASRDSGHATE, encoded by the coding sequence ATGACCGTTTCCCGCGCTCCCCGTCCGAGCGGACCCTTCCGCATCGGCGACCGCGTGCAGCTCACCGGTCCGAAGGGCCGCCTGCACACCGTGACGCTCCGTGAGGACGGAGAGCTCCACACGCACCAGGGAGTGCTCCGACACCGCGACCTGATCGGCCTGCCCGACGGCTCCGTGGTCGCCAACAGCTCCGGGCACGACTATCTGGCGCTGCGCCCGCTGCTGCGCGACTTCGCGATGTCGATGCCCCGCGGTGCGGCGATCGTGTACCCCAAGGACGCTGCGCAGATCGTGATGCAGGCCGACATCTTCCCCGGCGCCGTCGTGGTGGAGGCCGGCGTCGGCTCCGGAGCGCTCTCGCTGTCGCTGCTGCGCGCCGTCGGTCACGACGGCAGCCTGATCTCCTTCGAGCGTCGCGAGGACTTCGCCGATGTGGCCCGCGGCAACGTCGAGACGTTCTTCGGCGAGTCGCCCGACACCTGGCGCGTGGTCGTCGGAGATCTCGTCGAGGCGCTGCCGAACGAGGTGACCGCGGGTTCGGTCGACCGCGTGGTCCTCGACATGCTCGCTCCCTGGGAGTGCATGGACGCCGTCGCCGATGCGCTCACCCCCGGCGGGGTCGTCCTCTGCTACGTGGCGACCGCGACGCAGCTCTCCCGGGTGGCCGAGTACATCCGCTCCACCGGCCTCTTCACCGACCCCGATGCCTCGGAGACCATGGTCCGCGGCTGGCATGTCGAGGGTTTGGCCGTGCGGCCGGACCACCGCATGGTCGCGCACACCGGGTTCCTCCTCACCGCACGCAGGCTCGCCCCGGGCGCGGTGGCACCGTCGGTGAAGCGACGCGCGTCGAAGAGCAGCTACGGAGATGAGGACGTGGAGCTCTGGACTCCCGGCGCCGTCGGCGATCGCGAGATCAGCAACAAGAACCTGCGCAAGCGCGCCCGAGAAGCCGAGAAGGCCGCGGAGGGGGCGCGCCTTGCCGCTGCCTCGCGCGATTCCGGGCACGCGACGGAATAG
- a CDS encoding HAD family hydrolase, with product MGSVSRKPSAVLWDMDGTLVDTEPYWMAAETTLVESFGGTWSHEDALQLVGSGLLDSAAILQKAGVAMEAEAIVSHLTDMVQESLRTQGVPFRPGARELLRDLRDAGIPTGLVTMSLRRMALNVVELIDFEAFDIVVAGDDVDNPKPHPEPYLQAAALLDVDIADVVVIEDSPTGVRAGLASGAVTLAVPHIVPLDHLGAHELWTTLAGRGADDLADLYDEKSTMTGATR from the coding sequence ATGGGTTCAGTGAGCAGAAAGCCCAGCGCGGTCCTTTGGGACATGGATGGAACACTCGTCGACACCGAACCGTATTGGATGGCGGCGGAGACGACGCTGGTCGAGTCCTTCGGCGGCACCTGGAGCCACGAGGACGCACTGCAGCTCGTGGGCAGCGGCCTCCTCGACAGCGCCGCGATCCTGCAGAAGGCCGGCGTCGCGATGGAGGCCGAGGCGATCGTCTCGCATCTGACAGACATGGTGCAGGAGTCCCTGCGCACCCAGGGGGTCCCGTTCCGCCCCGGAGCCCGTGAGCTGCTGCGCGATCTGCGGGACGCCGGCATCCCGACCGGCCTGGTGACAATGTCGCTGCGGCGGATGGCCCTCAACGTCGTCGAACTGATCGACTTCGAGGCGTTCGACATCGTCGTCGCGGGCGACGACGTGGACAACCCGAAGCCCCACCCCGAGCCCTACCTGCAGGCAGCGGCCCTCCTCGACGTGGACATCGCGGACGTCGTGGTCATCGAGGACTCCCCGACGGGTGTCCGCGCCGGACTCGCCTCGGGTGCCGTAACGCTGGCCGTGCCGCACATCGTGCCACTGGACCACCTCGGCGCACATGAGCTCTGGACGACCCTCGCGGGTCGCGGAGCGGATGACCTCGCCGACCTCTACGACGAGAAGAGCACCATGACGGGAGCGACCCGATGA
- a CDS encoding M20/M25/M40 family metallo-hydrolase: MIDPSLPEVVRIASDLIRFDTSNFGGGNAKGEREAAEYVGAYLEELGLEVEYYEPIPRRTNVMARVRGRDRDKPALVVHGHLDVVPAMPEDWTVDPFAGIVQDGMLWGRGAVDMKNMNAMILTAVAEILRAGEQPERDLVLAFFADEENGGVEGSALVVKDRPEWFEGATAAISEVGGYSITVDDRRAYLLQVGEKALIWIRLVAKGRAGHGSRLHDDNAVTKLAEAVAAIGRTRWPIRLTATTKALLDGLSELTGRSTDDPDALASAAGPAEAFLRSSFRTTTNPTALTAGYKHNVIPERAEALIDVRVIPGTEDDVLAELQQIVGDDIEIQTVVRDIGMETPFEGDLVEAMVASIGRHDPGIPVIPYLLGAGTDNKALAYLGITGYGFAPLKLPADLDFTGMFHGVDERVPVESLVFGQRVLADLLRTF; this comes from the coding sequence ATGATCGATCCCTCGCTTCCCGAGGTCGTGCGCATCGCGAGCGACCTCATCCGCTTCGACACCTCCAACTTCGGCGGAGGGAATGCGAAGGGCGAGCGGGAGGCTGCGGAGTACGTCGGCGCGTACCTCGAGGAACTCGGCCTCGAGGTCGAGTACTACGAGCCGATCCCGCGCCGCACCAACGTGATGGCCCGCGTCCGCGGTCGCGACAGGGACAAGCCCGCCCTGGTCGTGCACGGGCATCTCGACGTCGTACCGGCGATGCCCGAGGACTGGACCGTCGATCCCTTCGCCGGGATCGTGCAGGACGGGATGCTGTGGGGCCGCGGCGCGGTCGACATGAAGAACATGAACGCGATGATCCTCACGGCCGTCGCCGAGATCCTCCGCGCGGGAGAGCAGCCGGAGCGCGATCTCGTGCTGGCGTTCTTCGCCGACGAGGAGAACGGCGGGGTGGAGGGCTCCGCACTCGTGGTGAAGGACCGCCCCGAGTGGTTCGAGGGCGCCACCGCCGCCATCAGCGAGGTCGGCGGGTACTCCATCACGGTCGACGACCGTCGCGCCTACCTGCTCCAGGTCGGCGAGAAGGCGCTGATCTGGATCCGTCTGGTCGCGAAGGGGCGTGCGGGCCACGGCAGCCGTCTGCACGACGACAACGCCGTCACCAAGCTCGCGGAGGCCGTGGCTGCCATCGGACGGACGCGGTGGCCGATCCGCCTCACGGCGACGACGAAGGCCCTGTTGGACGGCCTGAGCGAGCTCACCGGACGCAGCACGGACGATCCGGATGCCCTCGCGTCCGCCGCAGGTCCTGCGGAGGCCTTCCTCCGCTCGTCGTTCCGCACCACCACGAATCCCACGGCGCTCACCGCCGGCTACAAGCACAACGTGATCCCCGAGCGCGCCGAGGCGCTGATCGACGTCCGCGTGATCCCCGGCACCGAGGACGATGTGCTCGCCGAACTCCAGCAGATCGTGGGCGACGACATCGAGATCCAGACGGTGGTGAGGGACATCGGCATGGAGACGCCCTTCGAGGGCGACCTCGTCGAGGCCATGGTCGCCAGCATCGGCCGCCACGACCCCGGGATCCCCGTGATCCCGTATCTCCTCGGCGCCGGCACCGACAACAAGGCGCTGGCCTACCTCGGCATCACCGGCTACGGCTTCGCGCCGCTCAAGCTGCCGGCCGACCTCGACTTCACAGGCATGTTCCACGGTGTCGACGAGCGAGTGCCCGTAGAATCGCTTGTCTTCGGTCAGCGGGTGCTGGCCGATCTGCTGCGCACGTTCTGA